From the genome of Variovorax sp. RA8, one region includes:
- the rplF gene encoding 50S ribosomal protein L6 — MSRVGKMPIDIPQDVDVAIKEDQISVKGKGGTLSLPLNTLVNIVNKDGKLSFEPANESRDANAMSGTVRQLVNNMVVGVTKGFEKKLNLVGVGYKAQAQGAKLNLQVGYSHPVDKLMPEGITVATPTPTEVVIKGADRQRVGQVAAEIRAVRPPEPYKGKGIRYSDEKIVIKETKKK; from the coding sequence ATGTCCCGAGTAGGAAAAATGCCGATCGACATCCCCCAAGACGTGGATGTGGCGATCAAGGAAGACCAAATCAGCGTCAAGGGCAAGGGCGGTACGCTCAGCCTGCCGCTGAATACCCTGGTGAACATCGTCAACAAGGACGGTAAGCTGAGCTTCGAGCCGGCCAACGAATCGCGCGATGCGAACGCGATGAGCGGAACGGTGCGCCAGTTGGTGAACAACATGGTGGTTGGTGTGACCAAGGGCTTCGAGAAGAAGCTGAACCTGGTCGGAGTGGGTTACAAGGCCCAGGCGCAAGGCGCCAAGCTGAACCTGCAAGTCGGCTATTCGCACCCGGTCGACAAGCTGATGCCGGAAGGCATCACTGTGGCAACGCCCACTCCGACGGAAGTCGTGATCAAGGGTGCCGACCGCCAGCGCGTCGGGCAGGTGGCCGCTGAGATCAGAGCTGTTCGTCCGCCTGAGCCGTACAAGGGCAAGGGCATCCGTTATTCGGACGAGAAGATCGTGATCAAAGAGACCAAGAAGAAATAA
- the rpsH gene encoding 30S ribosomal protein S8 gives MSMSDPIADLLTRIRNAQMVAKPTVSVPSSKVKVAIAQVLKDEGYIDGFQVKTEAGKSELEIALKYYAGRPVIERIERVSRPGLRVYKASAAIPQVQNGLGVAIVTTPKGVMTDRKARASGVGGEVLCYVA, from the coding sequence ATGAGCATGAGTGATCCCATTGCCGACCTGCTGACGCGTATCCGCAACGCGCAGATGGTGGCGAAGCCCACGGTGTCGGTCCCGTCTTCCAAGGTGAAGGTTGCGATCGCACAGGTGCTGAAGGACGAGGGCTACATCGACGGCTTCCAGGTCAAGACCGAAGCCGGCAAGAGTGAACTCGAAATCGCGCTGAAGTACTACGCCGGCCGTCCGGTCATCGAGCGCATCGAACGCGTGAGTCGTCCCGGCCTGCGCGTTTACAAGGCCAGCGCCGCGATCCCGCAAGTGCAAAACGGTCTGGGCGTCGCCATCGTCACTACCCCCAAGGGCGTGATGACCGATCGCAAGGCTCGCGCCAGCGGCGTCGGCGGCGAAGTGCTGTGCTACGTCGCCTGA
- the proC gene encoding pyrroline-5-carboxylate reductase, with the protein MNIAVTFLPRQERAPLPPIGFIGGGNMASAIIGGLIKRQVPATTFEIVEPQAEARERLRHDFGITAQAEAGAALQRCGVLVWAVKPQSFAQAAQAVRGLAKDALHLSVAAGIPSDSIARWIATEQVVRAMPNTPALVGKGMTGLFARPAVDPAGRKQIEQVLEATGELLWVDTESALDAVTAVSGSGPAYVFYFIEAMTEAGVELGLTPEQAHRLAVGTFTGASALANDASEPPAVLRERVTSKGGTTYAAITSLEHADVKAKFKTAIRAAHQRAAELAEEFGHG; encoded by the coding sequence ATGAACATCGCCGTCACCTTCCTGCCCCGCCAGGAGCGGGCTCCCCTTCCGCCGATCGGCTTCATCGGCGGCGGGAACATGGCCAGTGCCATCATCGGTGGGCTAATCAAGCGCCAGGTGCCAGCCACGACCTTCGAGATTGTCGAACCCCAGGCCGAAGCCCGCGAGCGGCTACGGCACGACTTCGGCATCACGGCCCAGGCCGAGGCTGGCGCAGCGCTCCAGCGCTGCGGGGTGCTGGTCTGGGCCGTCAAGCCGCAGAGCTTTGCCCAGGCCGCGCAGGCCGTCCGGGGGCTGGCCAAGGACGCGCTGCATCTCAGCGTCGCCGCCGGCATCCCCTCCGACAGCATCGCGCGCTGGATCGCCACCGAGCAGGTGGTCCGCGCCATGCCGAACACGCCGGCGCTGGTCGGCAAGGGCATGACCGGCCTGTTCGCGCGGCCGGCCGTCGACCCGGCTGGGCGCAAGCAGATCGAGCAAGTGCTGGAAGCTACCGGCGAATTGCTCTGGGTGGACACCGAGAGCGCGCTGGATGCAGTCACTGCGGTATCCGGCTCGGGGCCCGCCTACGTGTTCTATTTCATCGAGGCCATGACCGAGGCTGGCGTCGAGCTGGGTCTCACGCCCGAGCAGGCGCACCGGTTGGCCGTCGGCACCTTCACTGGCGCCTCGGCCCTGGCGAACGATGCGAGCGAGCCGCCCGCCGTGCTGCGCGAGCGCGTGACCTCCAAGGGCGGGACCACCTACGCCGCGATCACCTCGCTCGAGCACGCCGATGTCAAGGCGAAGTTCAAGACGGCGATCCGCGCCGCCCACCAGCGCGCGGCGGAACTGGCCGAGGAGTTCGGCCACGGGTGA
- the rplR gene encoding 50S ribosomal protein L18 produces MLTKKAQRLRRSRQTRIRIATQGVARLTVNRTNLHIYAAVISDDGTKVIASASTAEAEVRNSLGGSGKGGNAAAATIIGKRIAEKAKAAGVEKVAFDRAGFAYHGRVKALADAAREAGLQF; encoded by the coding sequence ATGTTGACCAAGAAAGCACAGCGTCTTCGCCGCTCGCGCCAGACCCGCATCCGCATTGCGACGCAAGGCGTGGCGCGCCTGACGGTGAACCGCACCAACCTGCACATCTATGCCGCCGTCATTTCCGACGACGGCACCAAGGTGATCGCCTCCGCCTCGACGGCGGAAGCCGAAGTGCGCAACTCGCTGGGCGGTTCCGGCAAGGGCGGCAATGCCGCCGCAGCCACGATCATCGGCAAGCGCATCGCCGAAAAGGCGAAGGCCGCCGGTGTCGAGAAGGTCGCCTTCGACCGCGCCGGTTTTGCCTACCACGGCCGCGTCAAGGCGCTGGCCGATGCGGCCCGCGAAGCCGGCCTGCAGTTCTAA
- the queA gene encoding tRNA preQ1(34) S-adenosylmethionine ribosyltransferase-isomerase QueA: MRAFTLSDFDFHLPPELVAQHPAAERSASRLLDGTANAPADRIFKELPSLLRAGDLLVFNDTRVVKARLFGEKPTGGKLELLVERVLQDHEVVAHMKVSKKPPKGTVLAMAGGFQATLLGRWPDEQGALFRLRLNSPTGEDPYALMARCGHVPLPPYITHADSQEDERRYQTVFARVPGAVAAPTAALHFDEALLDELEARGVQRANVTLHVGAGTFQPVKTENIAEHQMHAERYEVPEATQHAITEAKARGGRVVAVGTTTVRTLESWAKSGEAGGDTRIFITPGFAFEHVDLLVTNFHLPKSTLMMLVSAFAGHERVMALYAHAIRARYRFFSYGDAMLLARAN; this comes from the coding sequence ATGCGCGCCTTCACGCTTTCCGACTTCGATTTCCATCTGCCGCCTGAACTGGTGGCCCAGCATCCCGCAGCCGAACGCAGCGCCTCGCGCCTGCTCGACGGCACTGCGAACGCACCCGCCGATCGCATCTTCAAAGAACTGCCTTCGCTGCTGCGCGCGGGCGACCTGCTGGTCTTCAACGACACCCGCGTGGTCAAGGCGCGCCTGTTCGGCGAGAAGCCCACCGGCGGCAAGCTCGAGCTGCTGGTGGAGCGCGTGCTGCAGGACCACGAGGTCGTGGCCCACATGAAGGTCAGCAAGAAGCCACCGAAGGGCACCGTGCTGGCCATGGCGGGCGGCTTCCAGGCGACGCTGCTGGGCCGCTGGCCCGACGAACAAGGCGCGCTGTTCCGCCTGCGCTTGAACAGTCCCACGGGCGAGGACCCCTATGCGCTGATGGCGCGCTGCGGCCACGTGCCCTTGCCCCCTTACATCACGCACGCCGATTCGCAGGAGGACGAGCGCCGCTACCAGACGGTGTTCGCCCGCGTGCCCGGCGCGGTGGCCGCACCCACGGCGGCGCTGCACTTCGACGAGGCGCTGCTCGACGAGCTCGAGGCGCGAGGTGTTCAACGCGCCAACGTCACGCTGCACGTGGGCGCCGGCACCTTCCAGCCCGTCAAGACCGAGAACATCGCCGAGCACCAGATGCACGCCGAGCGCTACGAGGTGCCCGAGGCGACGCAGCACGCGATCACCGAGGCCAAGGCGCGGGGCGGCCGCGTCGTCGCCGTCGGCACCACCACCGTTCGCACGCTCGAATCGTGGGCCAAGAGCGGCGAAGCCGGCGGGGACACGCGTATCTTCATCACGCCCGGCTTCGCCTTCGAGCACGTGGATCTGTTGGTTACCAACTTCCACCTGCCCAAGAGCACGCTCATGATGCTGGTGAGTGCCTTCGCCGGCCACGAGCGCGTCATGGCGCTCTATGCCCACGCGATCCGTGCGCGCTACCGCTTCTTCAGCTACGGCGACGCGATGCTGCTGGCCCGGGCGAACTGA
- the rpsE gene encoding 30S ribosomal protein S5 produces MAKIQARTQSEGPEDGLREKMIAINRVTKVVKGGRILGFAALTVVGDGDGRVGMGKGKSKEVPAAVQKAMEEARRNLAKISIKNGTLHHRVTGHWGAASVVMIPAPKGTGIIAGGPMRAVFEVMGITDIVAKSHGSSNPYNMVRATLNGLRNSTTASEVAAKRGLTVEQLFA; encoded by the coding sequence ATGGCAAAGATTCAGGCAAGAACGCAAAGCGAAGGCCCCGAAGACGGTCTGCGCGAGAAGATGATCGCGATCAACCGCGTCACCAAGGTGGTGAAGGGCGGTCGTATCCTCGGTTTCGCAGCACTCACCGTGGTCGGCGACGGCGATGGCCGCGTCGGCATGGGCAAGGGCAAGTCCAAGGAAGTGCCGGCCGCAGTGCAGAAGGCGATGGAAGAAGCGCGTCGTAATCTCGCGAAGATCTCGATCAAGAACGGCACGCTGCACCATCGCGTGACGGGGCATTGGGGCGCCGCCTCGGTGGTCATGATCCCGGCGCCAAAGGGTACCGGCATCATCGCGGGTGGCCCGATGCGCGCCGTGTTCGAAGTGATGGGCATCACCGACATCGTGGCCAAGAGCCACGGTTCGTCGAACCCGTACAACATGGTCCGCGCCACGCTTAATGGCCTGCGCAACTCGACGACGGCTTCCGAAGTCGCAGCCAAGCGCGGCCTGACCGTCGAGCAACTCTTCGCCTGA
- a CDS encoding LysR substrate-binding domain-containing protein, translating to MTLTELKYIVAVARERHFGKAAEACYVSQPTLSVAIKKLEDELEVKLFERSAGEVTVTPLGEQIVQQAQSVLDQAASIKEIAKRGKDPLSGPLNLGVIYTIGPYLLPDLVRQNIARTPQMPLVLQENFTAKLLEMLRAGEIDCAIMAEPFPDTGLAVAQLYDEPFMAAVPVHHPLAERESVSSDELKKETMLLLGTGHCFRDHVLEVCPEFARFSSDAEGIRKSFEGSSLETIKHMVAAGMGVTLVPRLSVPADALKPRAGKGRGREPEQIVRYLPVRDLQGGEPPTRRVVLAWRRSFTRYEAIAALRNAIYACELPGVKRLS from the coding sequence ATGACCCTCACCGAACTCAAATACATCGTTGCGGTCGCGCGCGAGCGGCATTTCGGCAAGGCGGCCGAGGCCTGCTACGTTTCGCAGCCCACTCTCTCGGTCGCGATCAAGAAGCTGGAGGACGAGCTGGAGGTCAAGCTCTTCGAGCGCAGCGCCGGCGAGGTCACGGTCACGCCGCTGGGCGAGCAGATCGTGCAGCAGGCGCAGAGCGTGCTTGACCAGGCCGCCAGCATCAAGGAGATCGCCAAGCGCGGGAAGGACCCGCTGTCGGGGCCGCTCAACCTGGGCGTGATCTACACCATCGGCCCGTACCTGCTGCCCGACCTGGTGCGCCAGAACATCGCGCGCACGCCGCAGATGCCACTGGTGCTGCAGGAGAACTTCACCGCCAAGCTGTTGGAGATGCTGCGCGCCGGCGAGATCGACTGCGCGATCATGGCCGAGCCCTTCCCGGATACCGGGCTCGCGGTGGCGCAGCTCTACGATGAGCCCTTCATGGCGGCCGTTCCCGTCCACCATCCGCTGGCCGAGCGCGAGTCCGTGAGCTCCGACGAGCTCAAGAAGGAGACCATGCTGCTGCTCGGCACGGGCCACTGCTTTCGCGACCACGTGCTCGAGGTCTGCCCTGAGTTCGCGCGTTTCTCGAGTGACGCCGAGGGCATCCGCAAGAGCTTCGAAGGCTCCTCGCTCGAGACCATCAAGCACATGGTCGCGGCCGGCATGGGCGTGACGCTGGTGCCGCGCCTGTCGGTGCCGGCCGATGCGCTCAAGCCCCGGGCCGGGAAGGGGCGCGGCAGGGAGCCCGAGCAGATCGTGCGCTACCTGCCGGTACGAGACCTCCAGGGCGGCGAGCCGCCGACGCGCCGCGTGGTGCTGGCCTGGCGCCGCAGCTTTACCCGCTACGAGGCCATCGCGGCGCTGCGTAACGCGATCTACGCTTGCGAGCTGCCGGGCGTCAAGCGGCTCTCGTAG
- the rplE gene encoding 50S ribosomal protein L5, translating into MARLQQHYREKIAKDLTEKFGYKSPMQVPRLTKITLNMGVGEAVADKKVLDNAVADLTKIAGQKPVVTKSKKAIAGFKIRENQPIGCMVTLRGVQMYEFLDRFVTVALPRVRDFRGISGRAFDGRGNYNIGVKEQIIFPEIEYDKVDALRGLNISITTTAKTDEEAKALLAGFRFPFKN; encoded by the coding sequence ATGGCACGTCTCCAACAACACTACCGCGAAAAGATCGCGAAGGACTTGACCGAAAAGTTCGGCTACAAGTCGCCCATGCAGGTCCCGCGCCTGACCAAGATCACGCTCAATATGGGTGTGGGCGAAGCAGTTGCCGACAAGAAGGTTCTCGACAACGCGGTCGCCGATCTGACCAAGATCGCCGGCCAGAAGCCCGTCGTGACCAAGTCGAAGAAGGCTATCGCCGGCTTCAAGATCCGCGAGAACCAGCCGATCGGGTGCATGGTCACGCTGCGCGGCGTCCAGATGTACGAATTCCTGGACCGCTTCGTGACCGTGGCGCTGCCGCGCGTCCGCGACTTCCGCGGCATCTCCGGCCGTGCCTTCGACGGCCGCGGCAACTACAACATCGGCGTGAAAGAGCAGATCATTTTCCCGGAGATCGAGTACGACAAGGTCGACGCCCTTCGCGGTCTCAATATCAGCATCACGACCACGGCCAAGACCGACGAGGAGGCCAAGGCGCTGCTCGCGGGCTTCCGTTTCCCGTTCAAGAACTGA
- the rpsN gene encoding 30S ribosomal protein S14: MAKVALIERELKREKLVAKYAAKHAELKAIANDAKKSDEERAAARLALQKLPRNANPTRQRNRCEITGRPRGTFRQFGLARAKIRELAFNGDIPGVTKASW; the protein is encoded by the coding sequence GTGGCTAAAGTAGCTTTGATCGAGCGCGAGCTCAAGCGAGAAAAACTGGTCGCAAAGTACGCCGCCAAGCACGCGGAACTGAAGGCGATCGCCAACGACGCAAAGAAGAGCGACGAAGAGCGCGCAGCTGCCCGCTTGGCCCTGCAGAAGCTTCCGCGTAACGCCAACCCGACGCGCCAGCGCAACCGCTGCGAAATCACCGGCCGTCCCCGTGGCACCTTCCGCCAGTTCGGTCTGGCCCGCGCCAAGATCCGTGAGCTGGCCTTCAACGGCGACATTCCCGGTGTCACCAAGGCCAGCTGGTAA
- the recG gene encoding ATP-dependent DNA helicase RecG, protein MPATAKSSPSEKPVQTAAPGTGLSAVQRALRKLGLLRDIDFALYLPMRYEDETRIVRLADTRDGDTAQIEAVVTESEVVFRPRRQLIVTVDDGSDTCQLRFFNFYPSQQKQLAVGARVRVRGEVRGGFVGRQMMHPNVKAAGTELPQALTPVYSTIAGLPQPVLRREVRSGLARAVLDETIPAAHAPNGAWELRRALHFLHYPAPDVAMATLEDHTHPAWQRLKADELLAQQLSQLQARRARAVQRAPVLAAVSSKDSLGDALRAALPFALTGAQQRVVEEISRDLAREVPMHRLLQGDVGSGKTVVAALAAARCIDAGHQCALMAPTEILAAQHFGKLVGWLDPLLAERGLRVAWLTGSQKKKERDTMSAAAENGEAALVIGTHAVISEKVRFRRLALAIIDEQHRFGVAQRLALRGKAGGQLEPHLLMMSATPIPRTLAMSYYADLDVSTLDELPPGRTPIVTKLVAEHRRDEVVDRIRVQLEQGRQVYWVCPLIEESEAVDLRNATETRDELAAALGEQVCVGLLHSRMPTAEKQAVMEGFTANRVQVLVSTTVIEVGVDVPNASLMVIEHAERFGLSQLHQLRGRVGRGAAASACVLLYAPNEGGRVGEAARARLKAMAETSDGFEIARRDLDIRGPGEFLGARQSGAPLLRFADLSTDVLLLDWARALAPRMLDRHPELAEKHVDRWLGSKAEYLKA, encoded by the coding sequence ATGCCCGCCACCGCCAAGTCCTCGCCATCGGAAAAGCCCGTGCAGACGGCGGCGCCCGGGACCGGCCTGAGTGCGGTGCAGCGCGCGTTGCGCAAGCTGGGCCTGCTGCGCGACATCGACTTCGCGCTCTACCTGCCGATGCGCTACGAGGACGAGACCCGCATCGTTCGCCTGGCCGACACGCGCGATGGCGACACGGCGCAGATCGAGGCGGTGGTGACCGAGAGCGAGGTGGTCTTTCGCCCGCGCCGCCAGCTGATCGTGACGGTGGACGACGGCAGCGACACCTGCCAGCTGCGCTTCTTCAACTTCTATCCCTCGCAGCAGAAGCAACTGGCGGTGGGCGCACGGGTGCGCGTGCGCGGCGAAGTGCGGGGCGGCTTCGTCGGGCGGCAGATGATGCATCCGAACGTCAAGGCCGCGGGCACGGAGCTGCCCCAGGCGCTGACGCCGGTGTACTCGACCATCGCTGGTCTGCCCCAGCCCGTGCTGCGGCGCGAGGTGCGCTCCGGCCTGGCGCGCGCGGTGCTCGACGAGACCATTCCTGCCGCCCACGCGCCGAATGGAGCCTGGGAACTGCGGCGTGCGCTTCATTTCCTGCACTACCCGGCACCCGATGTCGCGATGGCCACGCTGGAGGATCACACCCACCCGGCCTGGCAGCGGCTCAAGGCCGACGAGTTGCTGGCACAGCAGCTGTCGCAGCTGCAGGCGCGGCGGGCCCGCGCCGTGCAGCGGGCCCCGGTGCTGGCGGCGGTGTCCTCCAAAGACTCGCTGGGCGACGCGCTGCGGGCTGCCTTGCCATTCGCCCTCACCGGCGCCCAGCAGCGCGTGGTGGAAGAGATCTCCCGTGACCTGGCGCGCGAGGTGCCGATGCACCGGCTGCTGCAGGGCGATGTGGGCTCCGGCAAGACCGTCGTCGCGGCGCTTGCCGCCGCGCGCTGCATCGACGCGGGCCACCAGTGCGCGCTCATGGCGCCCACCGAGATCCTGGCCGCCCAGCATTTCGGCAAGTTGGTCGGGTGGCTCGATCCTCTGCTGGCCGAGCGCGGCCTGCGGGTGGCCTGGCTCACCGGCAGCCAGAAGAAGAAGGAGCGCGACACGATGTCGGCCGCGGCCGAGAACGGTGAGGCCGCGCTGGTGATCGGCACGCACGCGGTGATCTCGGAGAAGGTGCGCTTTCGCCGGCTGGCACTGGCGATCATCGACGAGCAGCACCGCTTCGGCGTGGCGCAGCGCCTGGCTCTGCGTGGCAAGGCGGGCGGGCAACTGGAGCCTCACCTGCTGATGATGAGCGCCACTCCGATCCCGCGCACCCTGGCGATGAGCTACTACGCCGACCTCGACGTCTCCACCCTCGATGAGCTGCCGCCGGGCCGCACGCCCATCGTCACCAAGCTGGTGGCCGAGCACCGGCGCGACGAGGTCGTCGACCGCATCCGCGTCCAACTGGAGCAGGGCCGGCAGGTCTACTGGGTGTGTCCCCTGATCGAGGAAAGCGAGGCGGTCGACCTGCGCAACGCCACCGAGACGCGCGACGAGCTCGCCGCGGCGCTGGGGGAGCAGGTCTGCGTCGGGCTCCTGCATTCGCGCATGCCGACGGCGGAGAAACAGGCGGTGATGGAAGGCTTCACGGCCAACCGCGTGCAGGTGCTGGTCAGCACCACCGTGATCGAGGTTGGTGTCGACGTCCCCAATGCCTCGCTGATGGTCATCGAGCACGCCGAGCGCTTCGGGCTCTCGCAGCTGCACCAGCTGCGCGGCCGGGTGGGCCGCGGCGCGGCGGCCTCGGCCTGCGTGCTGCTCTACGCGCCCAACGAGGGCGGCCGGGTCGGGGAGGCGGCACGGGCGCGGCTCAAGGCCATGGCCGAAACCAGCGACGGTTTCGAGATCGCGCGGCGCGACCTCGACATCCGCGGCCCCGGGGAATTCCTCGGCGCGCGCCAGTCGGGGGCGCCGCTGCTGCGCTTCGCGGACCTCAGCACCGACGTCCTGCTGCTCGACTGGGCCCGCGCGCTGGCCCCGCGCATGCTGGACCGGCATCCCGAGCTGGCCGAGAAACATGTCGACCGCTGGCTGGGCAGCAAGGCCGAATACCTCAAAGCCTGA
- a CDS encoding Dps family protein, with the protein MAKVDKKSKSPVANAPATSVGKVPRKGGSLVAQESGGRNAPIINIGIDREDRAAIAEGLSRVLADTYTLYLTTHNFHWNVTGPHFNSLHAMFMAQYTELWGSTDVIAERIRALGHYAPGSYAEFSKIATVPDVPRDPPKAMEMVRILVKGHETVSRIAREFIPVAEEAGDDPTADMLTARCTVHDQTAWMLRSLLED; encoded by the coding sequence ATGGCCAAAGTCGACAAGAAGTCCAAGTCCCCCGTCGCCAATGCACCGGCCACTTCCGTTGGCAAGGTGCCCAGGAAGGGTGGATCGCTGGTGGCCCAGGAATCGGGCGGCCGCAATGCGCCGATCATCAACATCGGCATCGACCGCGAAGACCGTGCCGCCATTGCCGAAGGCCTGAGCCGTGTGCTGGCGGACACCTACACGCTCTATCTCACGACCCACAACTTCCACTGGAATGTGACCGGCCCGCACTTCAACTCGCTGCATGCGATGTTCATGGCGCAGTACACCGAGCTGTGGGGCTCGACCGACGTCATCGCCGAGCGCATCCGTGCGCTGGGCCATTACGCGCCGGGCTCCTATGCCGAGTTCAGCAAGATCGCGACCGTGCCCGATGTGCCAAGGGACCCGCCCAAGGCGATGGAGATGGTGCGCATTCTGGTCAAGGGCCACGAGACGGTCTCGCGCATCGCGCGTGAGTTCATCCCTGTGGCCGAGGAGGCTGGGGACGACCCGACCGCCGACATGCTGACCGCGCGCTGCACGGTGCATGACCAGACGGCCTGGATGCTGCGTTCGCTGCTCGAAGACTGA
- the rplX gene encoding 50S ribosomal protein L24, with amino-acid sequence MNKIRKGDQVIVLAGRDKGKRGTVSLRKDDSHLIVDGINLVKKHTKPNPLKGTTGGIVEKAMPIHQSNVAIFNAATGKADRVGIKVTDGKRVRVFKSSGEEIKAA; translated from the coding sequence ATGAACAAGATTCGCAAGGGCGACCAGGTCATCGTGCTGGCTGGGCGCGACAAGGGTAAGCGTGGCACGGTGTCGCTGCGCAAGGATGACTCGCACCTGATCGTCGACGGCATCAATCTGGTCAAGAAGCACACCAAACCGAACCCGCTCAAGGGTACGACCGGTGGCATCGTCGAGAAGGCCATGCCGATTCACCAATCCAACGTGGCGATCTTCAATGCCGCGACCGGCAAGGCCGATCGCGTGGGCATCAAGGTCACGGACGGCAAGCGCGTGCGCGTCTTCAAGTCCAGCGGCGAAGAAATCAAGGCCGCCTAA
- the rpmD gene encoding 50S ribosomal protein L30, whose translation MTTQQQTLKVQLVKSPIGTKQSHRDTVRGLGLRKLNSVSELQDTPAVRGMINKISYLVKVL comes from the coding sequence ATGACGACACAACAACAGACGCTCAAGGTGCAACTGGTCAAGAGCCCGATCGGCACCAAGCAATCGCATCGCGACACCGTGCGCGGCCTGGGTCTGCGCAAGCTCAACAGCGTGAGCGAGCTGCAAGATACGCCCGCGGTGCGCGGCATGATCAACAAGATCAGTTATCTGGTCAAAGTGCTCTAA
- the rplN gene encoding 50S ribosomal protein L14 gives MIQTESRLDVADNTGAKSVLCIKVLGGSKRRYASVGDVIKVSIKEAAPRGRVKKGEIYSAVVVRTAKGIRRADGSLVKFDGNAAVLLNAKLEPIGTRIFGPVTRELRTEKFMKIVSLAPEVL, from the coding sequence ATGATCCAAACTGAATCCCGGCTCGATGTGGCCGACAATACAGGCGCGAAATCCGTCCTGTGTATCAAGGTGCTCGGTGGCTCCAAGCGGCGTTATGCCAGCGTGGGCGACGTCATCAAGGTCAGCATCAAGGAAGCCGCTCCGCGTGGTCGCGTCAAGAAGGGCGAGATCTACAGCGCTGTGGTGGTTCGTACCGCCAAGGGCATCCGTCGCGCCGACGGCTCGCTCGTCAAGTTCGACGGCAACGCCGCCGTTCTGCTTAACGCCAAGCTGGAGCCCATCGGCACCCGCATCTTCGGACCGGTGACGCGCGAGCTGCGCACCGAGAAGTTCATGAAGATTGTGTCGCTGGCCCCCGAAGTTCTGTAA
- the ubiA gene encoding 4-hydroxybenzoate octaprenyltransferase: MSASTAIAPRGRLSLYLDLIRWNRPAGWLLLLWPSLAALWFAADGFPGWHLLTVFVLGTILMRSAGCCVNDVADRDFDRHVKRTAQRPVTSGALSVAEALAVGAVLALAAFALVLTTNRATVLWSFAALAVTLVYPFAKRFMSVPQAVLGIAFSFGIPMAFAAVQSSVPAFAWWLLAGNLFWVLAYDTEYAMVDRDDDLKIGMKTSAITFGRFDVTAVMASYAIYLGIWAAAGTSRQLAPVFHAGVALAAAQALWHWRLIRKRTRDGCFKAFRLNHWLGFTVFAGVVAGYLMR; this comes from the coding sequence ATGTCCGCATCCACCGCCATTGCTCCCCGCGGCCGCCTCTCGCTCTATCTGGACCTGATCCGCTGGAACCGGCCGGCCGGCTGGCTGCTGCTGCTGTGGCCTTCGCTGGCGGCGCTCTGGTTCGCGGCTGATGGCTTTCCCGGCTGGCACCTGCTCACGGTCTTCGTGCTCGGTACCATCCTGATGCGCAGCGCCGGCTGCTGCGTCAATGACGTTGCCGACCGCGATTTCGATCGGCACGTGAAGCGCACTGCGCAACGGCCGGTCACCAGCGGTGCGCTTTCGGTTGCCGAGGCGCTTGCCGTGGGGGCCGTGCTCGCGCTGGCCGCTTTCGCGCTGGTGCTCACGACCAATCGTGCGACGGTTTTGTGGTCCTTCGCTGCGCTGGCGGTCACGCTGGTCTATCCCTTCGCCAAGCGCTTCATGTCCGTCCCACAGGCGGTGCTGGGAATCGCCTTCAGTTTCGGCATTCCGATGGCCTTTGCAGCGGTGCAGTCCTCGGTGCCGGCCTTCGCTTGGTGGCTATTGGCGGGCAATCTGTTCTGGGTGCTGGCCTACGACACCGAGTACGCGATGGTCGACCGCGACGACGATCTCAAGATCGGGATGAAGACCTCGGCCATCACCTTCGGGCGCTTCGATGTGACCGCAGTCATGGCGAGCTATGCAATCTATCTCGGCATCTGGGCCGCCGCCGGCACGAGCCGCCAACTGGCTCCCGTCTTCCACGCCGGCGTTGCCTTGGCGGCGGCGCAAGCGCTGTGGCACTGGCGGCTGATCCGCAAGCGCACCCGGGATGGCTGCTTCAAGGCCTTTCGGCTCAACCACTGGCTGGGCTTCACCGTGTTTGCGGGCGTCGTGGCCGGCTATCTGATGCGCTGA